In one Candidatus Cloacimonadota bacterium genomic region, the following are encoded:
- a CDS encoding TPM domain-containing protein — MKYRYILIALCLILFSGLNAQKIDIPQPIGYVNDFASILSETTRNRINDWAIELKEKTGVEYSIATFPEIGGEDEVSFGVRLFAEWGIGSERDEGVLVFIAVKERRLRIEVGYGAEGYITDAYAHKVYQTMASYLSRGSEDWDSSFMQGSLMLLSAIAREKGVTLTGMSDFSQIGASTENEVSPLAVLFMLIVFVFLMIITRGRILNVLLWMLIFGGRGGGRGGPWGGGGFGGGSRGGSSSGGFGGFGGFGGFGGGRSGGGGAGGGF; from the coding sequence ATGAAGTATAGATACATCCTGATTGCTCTGTGTCTTATCCTTTTCTCCGGGCTGAATGCCCAGAAGATTGATATTCCTCAACCGATTGGCTATGTAAACGACTTTGCTTCCATATTGAGTGAAACTACCCGCAATCGCATAAATGATTGGGCTATAGAGCTGAAAGAGAAGACTGGAGTGGAGTACTCAATTGCTACTTTCCCAGAAATAGGCGGTGAAGACGAAGTCAGTTTCGGTGTACGCCTATTTGCGGAATGGGGGATTGGCTCTGAAAGGGATGAGGGCGTATTGGTCTTCATCGCGGTAAAGGAACGCCGCTTGCGCATTGAGGTCGGATATGGAGCAGAAGGCTATATCACAGATGCTTATGCACATAAAGTGTATCAAACCATGGCATCATATCTTTCCCGAGGTTCCGAGGATTGGGATTCTTCTTTCATGCAGGGCAGCCTGATGTTGCTCTCTGCCATTGCCCGGGAAAAGGGTGTTACTCTCACCGGAATGTCCGACTTTTCTCAAATTGGAGCAAGTACTGAAAACGAAGTCTCACCATTGGCTGTGCTTTTCATGCTTATAGTCTTTGTGTTTTTGATGATAATCACCCGCGGAAGAATCCTCAATGTGCTGCTTTGGATGCTGATCTTTGGAGGTCGCGGTGGTGGCCGTGGCGGTCCTTGGGGTGGCGGCGGATTTGGTGGAGGATCCCGTGGTGGATCGTCTTCTGGAGGTTTCGGCGGATTCGGCGGATTCGGTGGTTTTGGCGGAGGTCGTTCAGGTGGTGGTGGAGCAGGAGGAGGTTTTTGA
- a CDS encoding DUF1538 domain-containing protein, which translates to MRKKLADNRKFKVARNEAARMIFRYIRIKVSGQIKAVSGIIIYLLLFQAVVLGIPILDAAIIALGMVMVILGLTLFMEGLLLGIMPMGEEIGIRLPQKAKVSVILAIAFILGLASTLAEPAIGVLKSAGSSVLAWRAPMLFLFLNKHSSYLVGAVGIGVGIALVLGMFRFLKGWSLKPYIYTLISVLLVLSAYASFHPNLVHIIGLAWDCGGVTTGPVTVPLVLALGIGISHVANKGGENTEGGFGVVTLASLVPVIAVLLLGVVMASHVPKPMDDVSFFAASNTDSRYLFENDAQMKDYAISRASYKAQLAAFDNNPDKLMEYVAEIGRDDQRIKAVFNGKEKFRTWLIHHGSTDLKHTFAQVLLLDEQSLKQDSTYMESMNIGDYIRRNTVNALRAIVPLSLFMLGVLYFILRERLTKADEIFLGLAFAVIGMAVFGGGIELGLSKIGDQVGSNLPVSFTPMENPADQLIIRDFDKGIVNTAVKPDGSQSSFFYYEENGDIKAVTFEEKNYDNTQNLYSYTPVRGPLFGDKPYSMAGIAVVLLFAFIMGYSATLAEPALNALGLTVEDITVGAFKKTLLIQAVAVGVGVGIMLGVAKIIWNIPLFWMLGPMYVLLLIVTRLSSEEYVNIGWDSAGVTTGPITVPLVLSMGLGIGTQVGVVEGFGILSLASVCPILSVLGMGLVVSYRRKAFLRDYEPEIVELSTGEIAS; encoded by the coding sequence ATGAGAAAAAAACTGGCTGATAATCGGAAGTTTAAGGTTGCGAGAAACGAAGCCGCCCGCATGATCTTTCGATACATCCGGATCAAGGTTTCGGGACAAATCAAAGCAGTATCAGGTATTATAATATATCTTCTACTGTTTCAAGCAGTTGTGTTAGGTATTCCTATATTGGATGCAGCGATTATTGCTTTAGGTATGGTCATGGTGATACTGGGTCTCACATTATTTATGGAAGGCTTGTTGCTGGGTATCATGCCTATGGGTGAAGAGATTGGAATTCGCCTGCCCCAAAAAGCAAAAGTGAGTGTAATATTGGCCATTGCTTTCATATTGGGTCTGGCTTCCACTCTGGCCGAGCCTGCCATAGGAGTCTTGAAATCAGCTGGATCCAGTGTATTGGCCTGGCGTGCTCCGATGCTGTTCTTGTTTTTGAACAAACACTCTTCATACTTGGTAGGGGCAGTAGGTATTGGCGTAGGAATCGCGCTGGTTCTGGGCATGTTCCGTTTTCTAAAAGGCTGGTCTCTGAAGCCATACATCTATACTCTGATATCAGTGCTCCTGGTTCTTTCTGCCTATGCCTCGTTTCATCCCAATCTTGTACATATCATAGGCTTGGCTTGGGATTGCGGTGGCGTAACCACCGGTCCGGTTACAGTGCCTCTCGTACTTGCACTGGGCATCGGTATCAGCCATGTGGCAAACAAAGGAGGCGAAAACACCGAAGGTGGTTTCGGTGTAGTTACTCTGGCATCTTTGGTTCCCGTGATAGCTGTGTTGCTGCTCGGTGTAGTCATGGCATCTCATGTGCCAAAGCCAATGGACGATGTCAGCTTTTTTGCCGCCAGCAACACTGATAGCAGGTACCTCTTTGAGAATGACGCTCAGATGAAGGATTATGCAATCAGTAGAGCCAGTTACAAAGCTCAACTTGCCGCTTTTGATAATAATCCAGATAAATTGATGGAATATGTAGCGGAGATTGGCAGGGATGACCAGCGCATCAAAGCAGTGTTTAACGGCAAGGAGAAGTTTCGCACATGGTTGATTCACCATGGCAGCACAGATTTGAAACACACTTTTGCCCAAGTTCTCTTGCTTGACGAACAGTCCTTGAAACAAGACAGTACATATATGGAAAGCATGAATATTGGGGATTACATCAGGCGAAACACGGTGAATGCTTTGCGAGCCATCGTACCTCTATCTTTGTTTATGTTGGGTGTGCTGTATTTTATTCTCAGAGAGCGTTTGACTAAGGCTGATGAGATATTTCTGGGTTTAGCTTTTGCTGTGATAGGAATGGCAGTATTCGGAGGAGGAATTGAGCTTGGTCTTTCCAAAATAGGGGATCAGGTAGGGTCAAACCTACCCGTATCTTTTACACCCATGGAAAACCCAGCAGATCAACTGATAATCAGGGATTTTGACAAGGGCATTGTAAACACTGCCGTCAAACCCGATGGAAGCCAGAGCTCATTCTTCTATTATGAGGAAAATGGTGATATAAAAGCTGTTACTTTTGAGGAAAAAAACTACGATAACACTCAGAATCTATACAGTTATACTCCTGTTCGAGGTCCTCTCTTTGGGGATAAACCCTACAGTATGGCTGGAATCGCGGTAGTACTACTGTTTGCCTTCATCATGGGATACAGTGCAACCCTGGCGGAGCCTGCTCTGAACGCGCTGGGATTGACTGTGGAGGATATCACTGTGGGAGCCTTCAAAAAGACGCTCCTGATACAAGCAGTAGCCGTCGGAGTGGGAGTGGGGATAATGTTGGGAGTAGCAAAGATAATCTGGAACATTCCTCTGTTTTGGATGCTGGGGCCCATGTATGTGCTACTCTTAATTGTTACCCGCTTATCTTCGGAAGAATATGTGAACATTGGCTGGGACAGTGCTGGAGTAACAACCGGCCCCATTACTGTGCCATTGGTACTTTCCATGGGTCTCGGTATAGGAACTCAAGTAGGAGTGGTTGAAGGCTTTGGCATATTATCCTTGGCTTCTGTCTGCCCCATCTTATCTGTACTTGGAATGGGTTTGGTAGTTAGTTACAGGCGAAAAGCATTCTTACGGGATTATGAGCCGGAAATCGTCGAGTTATCTACGGGAGAGATCGCATCATGA